In a single window of the Fusarium falciforme chromosome 3, complete sequence genome:
- a CDS encoding G domain-containing protein, which translates to MAKFIPRQAFSIPGSVPKTYYIGHHASAQQQVVNKLSNISLILECRDFRLPLSTHNPRLERAVAGRQRLVVYTKSSLGSDSPGAANALRKLHTDRCVIWDKADPATTKALLKKVKEVAREADSLTGVWAMIVGMPNVGKSTLLNALRKAGMPERTAKVAKTGDQAGVTRKIGTPVRILEPEARGGVGDGAFVLDTPGIFQPYVDDGETMIKIALVQGIKKGLIPDVILADYLLYRINLVDPTIYERYCPPTNDVEELLGAVARKEGKIKRGGQPVLSRAADRVLFQWREGNLGRFVLDDLSDSAIEEYQTCMANPKLSLNQAKKLQKQARAQEKAGA; encoded by the coding sequence ATGGCCAAGTTCATCCCCCGCCAGGCCTTTTCCATCCCAGGCTCGGTCCCCAAGACCTACTACATCGGCCACCATGCCTCCGCACAGCAACAGGTGGTGAATAAGCTCTCCAACATCTCCCTGATCCTCGAGTGCCGCGACTTTCGCCTTCCGCTATCCACCCATAACCCTCGCCTCGAGCGTGCCGTCGCCGGCCGCCAGCGCCTCGTCGTCTACACAAAGTCGAGCCTCGGCAGCGACAGCCCCGGCGCCGCAAACGCCCTGCGAAAGCTACACACCGACCGCTGCGTCATCTGGGATAAGGCCGACCCCGCCACCACAAAGGCTTTGCTaaagaaggtcaaggaggttgcGCGGGAGGCGGACTCGCTGACGGGCGTGTGGGCCATGATCGTCGGCATGCCCAACGTCGGCAAGAGCACGTTGCTCAATGCGCTACGGAAGGCCGGTATGCCGGAGCGGACGGCCAAGGTCGCAAAGACCGGGGACCAGGCGGGCGTGACACGAAAGATTGGTACGCCCGTCCGTATCCTCGAGCCTGAGGCCCGAGGCGGAGTGGGTGACGGCGCCTTTGTCCTGGACACGCCCGGCATCTTTCAGCCATATGTCGATGACGGCGAGACCATGATCAAGATTGCCCTTGTGCAGGGCATCAAGAAGGGGCTGATACCGGACGTTATTCTAGCCGATTATCTCCTCTACCGGATCAACCTCGTGGATCCCACCATATACGAGCGATATTGCCCTCCCACAAACGACGTCGAGGAGTTGCTCGGGGCCGTAGCCAGGAAGGAGGGCAAGATAAAGCGCGGTGGACAACCCGTTCTTTCGCGCGCTGCTGACAGAGTCTTGTTCCAATGGCGAGAGGGGAATCTGGGCAGGTTTGTTCTCGATGACCTATCAGACAGCGCCATTGAGGAATACCAGACCTGCATGGCAAACCCCAAGCTGAGCCTGAACCAGGCAAAGAAGCTGCAGAAGCAAGCGCGCGCCCAAGAAAAGGCGGGTGCGTAG
- a CDS encoding PHD domain-containing protein — MAPPSPRRSSRARATNSQSQQSSVSSSTSGRAERNTRSVVKPSSTKSTPSASLSSEPFEDLDDTLLGRRRKRNHDDDTEKASRPDNFDMANGSDDLQEEEDEAVRCICDSEDYPGRPPVEGPDADFFASIEFTEDVTGFFVQCDVCKVWQHGACVGIFSAESSPEEYFCEQCRKDLHKIHTASNGQKYSKYVPLNRPSRATSRAASIAKEGTRSPKNGTGKNSRPTSASQTSKRRSTMNSRDRAYEDEQLLRAIEASKEDAPHDAPEALTRRAKRGRSDSEESVALHTQPRDDKLTATRSHTNVKRQRTSSRSASPPAQPVEATSREESDEESSTRSGAKKARNNKTQKAKTEKEDKERQRQEAADKRKGRAERRRGEDSDPSDETPVAPVKPPAAKSIETPIVTETPAPPVQPVPDTPPASHPPTTNTHKRGGRNTHKKGKGRNQYTRDRDADGESPARSMSRDIQKNGDDSTTGHSKATNEHHRHGKSKAAPHHKLSMMDMKRRVGAIMDFISRTQVDLAAEAIPVPNGAASSGQVSPQKTPVPQVAGKPENQSMAVENGSTRESSHDKDFKDLNCMEMMDVLTRDMVKWQSQYT, encoded by the exons ATGGCACCTCCCTCGCCGCGACGGTCATCGAGAGCCCGCGCGACCAATTCACAATCCCAGCAATCATCTGTCTCGTCGAGCACCTCTGGCCGAGCCGAACGGAACACGAGATCCGTCGTCaagccctcctccaccaagtCCACGCCTAGCGCCTCATTGTCGTCGGAGCCCTTTGAGGATCTCGACGACACCCTCCTCGGTCGCCGGCGAAAACGTAATCACGACGACGATACCGAAAAGGCTTCCAGGCCTGACAATTTTGACATGGCAAATGGAAGCGACGAcctccaggaggaggaagatgaggctgTCCGCTGCATCTGCGATTCTGAGGACTACCCGGGTCGCCCTCCTGTCGAGGGACCCGACGCCGACTTTTTCGCCTCCATTGAGTTCACTGAAGATGTTACCGGCTTCTTCGTTCAATGCGACGTTTGCAAAGTCTGGCAGCACGGTGCCTGCGTAGGCATTTTCAGTGCCGAAAGCTCTCCCGAAGAATATTTCTGCGAGCAATGTCGCAAAGACCTACATAAAATCCATACTGCAAGCAACGG ACAAAAATACTCGAAATATGTTCCTCTCAATCGCCCATCGCGGGCCACGTCGCGGGCTGCCTCGATTGCCAAGGAGGGGACTCGCTCCCCAAAGAACGGGACAGGCAAAAACTCACGCCCTACCTCTGCTTCGCAGACGTCGAAGCGCCGATCTACAATGAACAGCCGCGACCGAGCCTACGAAGATGAACAACTCCTTCGCGCCATTGAGGCAAGCAAGGAAGATGCTCCTCATGATGCGCCAGAGGCCTTGACCAGGAGAGCCAAGCGGGGGCGGAGTGACAGTGAAGAGTCAGTCGCCCTTCATACCCAGCCTCGGGATGATAAGCTGACGGCAACGAGAAGCCACACGAATGTCAAGAGACAGCGAACCAGTTCTCGCTCCGCTTCACCTCCTGCTCAACCTGTCGAGGCCACCAGTCGCGAAGAGTCAGATGAAGAGTCGAGCACTCGCAGTGGCGCAAAAAAGGCTCGAAATAACAAGACTCAAAAAGCAAAGACGGAAAAAGAAGACAAAGAACGTCAGAGGCAAGAGGCAGCGGATAAGCGCAAAGGACGCGCAGAAAGGCGCCGTGGAGAGG ATTCGGACCCTTCTGACGAGACGCCTGTCGCCCCGGTCAAACCGCCTGCGGCAAAGAGCATTGAGACTCCAATTGTGACCGAGACTCCAGCTCCTCCGGTTCAGCCAGTCCCTGACACTCCACCCGCGAGCCACCCTCCGACTACGAATACCCATAAACGAGGTGGCAGAAATACTcacaagaagggcaagggcagAAACCAGTATACTAGAGACCGTGACGCGGATGGCGAATCTCCGGCACGGTCAATGTCGCGAGACATTCAGAAGAATGGGGACGACTCAACAACAGGCCATTCCAAGGCGACCAACGAGCACCACCGACATGGAAAATCAAAGGCGGCCCCACATCATAAGTTGAGCATGATGGATATGAAGCGACGTGTCGGCGCCATCATGGACTTTATCTCGCGGACCCAGGTAGACCTCGCGGCAGAAGCCATTCCGGTGCCCAACGGGGCCGCAAGCAGCGGACAGGTTTCACCCCAGAAGACTCCTGTCCCACAAGTAGCTGGCAAACCCGAGAACCAGTCCATGGCAGTGGAGAACGGATCGACCAGGGAGTCTTCTCACGACAAGGATTTCAAAGACCTGAACTgtatggagatgatggacgTTCTAACACGGGATATGGTCAAGTGGCAGAGCCAGTACACCTAA